The following coding sequences lie in one Rutidosis leptorrhynchoides isolate AG116_Rl617_1_P2 chromosome 6, CSIRO_AGI_Rlap_v1, whole genome shotgun sequence genomic window:
- the LOC139853692 gene encoding class V chitinase CHIT5a-like has translation MELHKASTLFLVILSLTICSCTNVMSSKYPNSPNKGAYWPSWAINFPPSSIDTTLFTHAYYAFLSPNNITFKFEIDDTTALLLKNFTTILHEKDPPVKTMFSIGGALDGPKIFSRMALSHDSRKCFTLSSIEVARKFDFDGIDLDWEFPQSPEDMVNLRRLLHEWRAVVKKEAKATGRPQLLLSAATYYNPVVTLDNVYRKYPVASINKNLDWINAMCYDYRGGWDKTATGAQAALYDPNSNISTSYGLQAWINAKIQKEKLVMGLPLYGRTWQLKDPSLYGIGAPAVDVGPGVDGQMPYVDVEKFNSQNNALVVFDSTTVSTYSVAGTSWIGYDDVRSIALKVSYAQNLKIGGYFFWAVNGDQEWKISRQASETWVV, from the exons ATGGAATTGCACAAAGCTTCTACTCTTTTTCTAGTGATCTTAAGTCTTACCATTTGTAGTTGCACTAATGTTATGAGCTCTAAATATCCTAATAGCCCAAACAAAGGAGCTTATTGGCCTTCATGGGCCATAAATTTCCCACCATCATCTATTGATACAACTCTTTTCACTCATGCTTACTATGCTTTTCTTTCACCTAATAACATCACATTCAAATTCGAAATCGATGATACAACCGCTTTGTTGCTGAAAAATTTCACCACAATCCTTCACGAAAAGGATCCACCAGTCAAAACAATGTTTTCCATCGGTGGAGCTTTAGACGGGCCAAAAATCTTTTCACGTATGGCCTTAAGTCACGACTCGCGAAAATGTTTCACACTTTCCTCTATTGAAGTGGCCCGAAAGTTTGACTTTGATGGAATTGACCTTGACTGGGAATTCCCTCAATCACCAGAGGACATGGTCAACTTACGTCGCTTACTTCATGAGTGGCGGGCCGTAGTCAAGAAAGAAGCTAAGGCAACGGGCCGACCACAGCTTCTTCTTTCGGCAGCCACTTATTACAACCCGGTAGTTACCTTAGACAACGTGTATCGTAAGTACCCGGTGGCTTCTATAAACAAAAATCTTGATTGGATAAATGCAATGTGTTATGATTATCGCGGTGGGTGGGACAAAACTGCAACTGGGGCCCAAGCGGCCTTGTACGATCCAAATAGCAACATAAGCACAAGTTATGGGCTACAAGCATGGATCAATGCAAAGATCCAAAAAGAAAAGTTGGTCATGGGGTTACCACTATACGGTCGGACATGGCAACTAAAGGACCCGTCTTTATATGGTATCGGAGCTCCAGCTGTGGATGTGGGACCCGGGGTTGATGGTCAAATGCCTTATGTTGATGTCGAAAAGTTCAATAGTCAAAACAATGCACTTGTGGTGTTTGATTCGACAACGGTATCTACTTACTCTGTTGCAGGAACGTCTTGGATTGGATATGATGACGTTAGATCGATAGCATTGAAGGTTTCATATGCGCAAAACCTTAAAATAGGTGGATATTTCTTTTGGGCTGTTAATGGTGATCAAGAATGGAAAATATCTCGACAAG CTTCTGAGACATGGGTCGTTTGA